In Carnobacteriaceae bacterium zg-84, the genomic window CAAGAGTAAGTGTGTCATCAAGGTTTCTCGAAAGATAAAACTCGTCATTTCACTATTTGGTTCATTGTGCAGGAGGTTATATAAACTATGATTCGTTGCTTTTTGACTCCCCACATCTGTTATCTCATACACATGAAGGGGTAAACTTGCCAATGTCTCCGATAAAATACGGACACACGAATACACCGCACTCATGGTCATCGCCGTTCGTTCATTGACTCGTTTCCCACTAGATGATTGCCCAATGAAAAAGGAATAACTATTATTGCTGAGTTTGTTTTCTGGTTTATCTCTTGAACGAAATAGCCCACTAAATAATTTCATTGTTGCCTCCCAATTTTAAGTATAATAAAAGCACCTACTTTTCAGTAGATACTTTCCCTTAATTATGATATTCCCCTTAAAAAAAGACCATTTTAAGTTTTTGTCTTACATGGACAATTCAACTAAATCATTTAAACACTTAACGATTTCATTAAATTCAATATCTTTAGCATATGGATTTTTCTTTTGATATCTTATCCATCTTTCTTTAACTAAAGAATCATTATTAATATTGTCAATAATTTGTTTCGCTTCATCTTTTGTAATTTCTGTCTTTCTATATTTAAATGTCATGAGAACGGCTATTTTAAGCTGTTCTGTATCTACCATTTCTAATTTATTATTCAAAATAGCATAAATATCATAGAAATCTTTACTTCTACTATTATTTTCTGCTCTTGCCAATACTGTCTGTAGTTTCTCTGATAACACAGATTCCAATGGATATATTTTTAATTCAATATTATCGCCTAAAATTGTAGTATAGTTCTCTATTTTTGGATACGGAAAGATTGGGTCACCTGTTGCAACATCAATAGAAAAAGGAATTCTAATATTTGATAAATGCCCAATTACATGAAACTTCAATCCACCATATTCATCTTCTACTCGAATTTCTTGCACATCACTAATCAATTCAAACCATATATCCGATTGATTCGTTTTTCCTAAAATATCTTCTAAAACTTTTTTTATTTCTGTAGCATTCAATTTTATTCCTTTTACTAAAAA contains:
- a CDS encoding nucleotidyl transferase AbiEii/AbiGii toxin family protein, translated to MNKDSITQKLRNKAKELELNYNTVLSKFFFDEFLKLLANSNHKENFMLKGGMLLTYALGIQNRSTQDIDFLVKGIKLNATEIKKVLEDILGKTNQSDIWFELISDVQEIRVEDEYGGLKFHVIGHLSNIRIPFSIDVATGDPIFPYPKIENYTTILGDNIELKIYPLESVLSEKLQTVLARAENNSRSKDFYDIYAILNNKLEMVDTEQLKIAVLMTFKYRKTEITKDEAKQIIDNINNDSLVKERWIRYQKKNPYAKDIEFNEIVKCLNDLVELSM